One Pseudomonas sp. FP1742 genomic window carries:
- a CDS encoding YeeE/YedE family protein, protein MTFDSLHFTPWSALAGGVLIGLAASVMVVANGRVAGISGLLGSLLERNDSGRGEKALFLLGLLAAPLVWVLFHAWPAIEFKTGAVGLIIAGLCVGVGTRYGSGCTSGHGVCGISRLSPRSIAATLSFMFAGFATVFVLRHLLGY, encoded by the coding sequence ATGACGTTTGATTCTCTTCACTTCACCCCGTGGTCCGCCCTCGCGGGAGGGGTCCTGATCGGCCTTGCCGCCAGCGTAATGGTAGTGGCCAACGGGCGGGTTGCCGGGATCAGCGGGCTGTTGGGCAGCCTGCTTGAGCGTAATGATTCAGGACGGGGCGAAAAAGCCCTGTTCCTGCTCGGACTGTTGGCGGCACCGTTGGTGTGGGTGCTGTTTCATGCGTGGCCGGCCATCGAATTCAAAACCGGCGCGGTGGGGCTGATCATCGCCGGATTGTGTGTCGGCGTCGGCACTCGTTATGGCTCCGGCTGCACCAGTGGCCACGGTGTGTGCGGTATCTCGCGCCTGTCACCACGCTCCATTGCCGCGACATTGAGCTTCATGTTCGCCGGCTTCGCGACGGTGTTCGTCCTGCGTCATCTGCTGGGGTATTGA
- a CDS encoding Gfo/Idh/MocA family protein, protein MRELGIGLIGTGFMGRAHALAFRNVSAVFELPLKLKLAALADADPQRARHCADTWGFDAAHSDWQQLIDDPKVNLIAITTPNHLHYPMAMAAIAAGKPVYCEKPLAVSLEQASAMRLAAKAAGVVTRVGYNYQHNPIIGLARDLIQNGTLGQIISFQGEFSEDFMADPVSPWSWRCDTDYAGGALADLGSHLLAMARHLLGDVEAVCADTQTVHAQRPVTLGGQERREVAVDDQVHALLRFANGARGTFSSSWLKHGYKNHLSFEISGTQGTLAFDQERLNELRLYRAGQGGFQRLLAGPDLPGYAAFSPAPGHQLGYNELKTLEVHELVMALAGLGQDGTDFEQAWEVERLATAIRLAARESRWVRIEEI, encoded by the coding sequence ATGCGCGAACTCGGTATCGGACTCATCGGCACAGGTTTCATGGGCCGCGCCCACGCCTTGGCCTTTCGCAACGTCAGCGCCGTTTTTGAATTGCCGCTGAAGCTCAAACTGGCCGCCCTCGCCGACGCCGATCCGCAGCGCGCCCGTCACTGCGCCGACACCTGGGGCTTCGATGCAGCCCATAGCGACTGGCAACAGCTGATCGACGACCCGAAGGTCAACCTGATCGCCATCACCACCCCCAATCATCTGCACTACCCCATGGCCATGGCTGCCATCGCCGCCGGTAAACCGGTGTACTGCGAAAAGCCGCTGGCGGTGAGTCTCGAGCAGGCCAGTGCCATGCGCCTTGCCGCCAAAGCCGCTGGCGTGGTGACGCGGGTGGGTTACAACTATCAGCACAATCCGATCATCGGCCTGGCTCGGGATTTGATTCAAAACGGAACGCTGGGGCAGATCATCAGTTTCCAGGGCGAGTTCAGCGAAGACTTCATGGCCGATCCCGTTTCACCCTGGTCCTGGCGCTGTGACACCGATTACGCCGGCGGCGCCCTGGCGGACCTGGGCAGTCATTTGCTGGCCATGGCCCGTCATCTGCTGGGCGACGTCGAGGCGGTGTGCGCGGATACCCAGACCGTACACGCGCAACGCCCCGTTACATTGGGTGGTCAGGAACGGCGCGAGGTCGCGGTCGACGATCAGGTCCACGCGTTGCTGCGGTTCGCCAATGGCGCGCGAGGGACGTTCAGCAGCAGCTGGCTCAAACACGGCTACAAGAATCACCTGAGTTTTGAAATCAGCGGCACCCAAGGCACCCTGGCGTTCGATCAGGAACGCTTGAATGAACTGCGGCTGTATCGTGCCGGGCAAGGCGGTTTCCAACGGCTGCTGGCGGGGCCGGATTTGCCGGGTTACGCCGCCTTCAGCCCGGCGCCGGGGCACCAGTTGGGTTACAACGAACTCAAGACCCTTGAAGTGCATGAGCTGGTGATGGCGCTGGCCGGACTCGGCCAGGACGGCACCGATTTCGAGCAGGCATGGGAAGTCGAACGCCTGGCGACGGCGATTCGTCTGGCGGCACGGGAGTCACGTTGGGTCAGGATCGAGGAAATCTGA
- a CDS encoding phosphotransferase family protein, producing MALTDQSTRIRSGEELDASLIDPYLKAHIPGLSGLPVISQFPGGASNLTYLLEYPEQEFVLRRPPFGHKAKSAHDMGREFRILNQLRDGFPYCPKAYVHCTDESVIGAEFYVMERVKGIILRAELPPELGLDSAKTETLCKSFIDKFVELHRVDYTAYGLGDLGKPEGYVARQIKGWSERYEKALTPDAPKWEAVKAWLNDKMPADHPTSSIVHNDYRFDNVILDPNNPMQIIGVLDWELTTLGDPLMDLGNTLAYWIEADDPAPVQLMRRQPSHAPGMLTRREFVDYYAERSGIQIDNFDFYYTYGLFRLAGIVQQIYYRFFHGQTQDKRFAQFIHMNKLLEQMSLQVIQKSSL from the coding sequence ATGGCGCTTACTGACCAGTCCACCCGTATCCGCTCTGGCGAAGAACTCGATGCCAGCCTGATCGATCCGTACCTCAAGGCGCACATTCCGGGCCTGAGTGGCTTGCCTGTGATCAGCCAGTTTCCGGGCGGCGCGTCGAACCTGACTTACCTGCTGGAATACCCCGAACAGGAATTCGTCCTGCGTCGGCCGCCATTCGGCCACAAGGCCAAGTCCGCCCACGACATGGGCCGTGAATTTCGCATCCTCAATCAACTGCGGGACGGTTTTCCCTACTGCCCCAAGGCCTATGTGCACTGCACCGACGAATCGGTGATCGGCGCCGAGTTCTATGTGATGGAACGGGTCAAGGGCATCATCCTGCGCGCCGAACTGCCACCGGAACTGGGCCTGGATTCGGCGAAGACCGAAACCCTGTGCAAGAGCTTCATCGACAAGTTCGTGGAACTGCACCGGGTCGACTACACGGCCTATGGCCTGGGCGACCTCGGCAAACCCGAAGGTTATGTCGCGCGGCAAATCAAAGGCTGGAGCGAGCGCTACGAAAAAGCCCTGACCCCGGACGCACCGAAGTGGGAAGCGGTAAAGGCCTGGCTCAACGACAAGATGCCGGCCGATCACCCGACGTCGAGCATCGTCCACAACGATTACCGCTTCGACAACGTGATCCTCGACCCCAACAATCCGATGCAGATCATCGGCGTGCTGGATTGGGAATTGACCACCCTCGGTGACCCGCTGATGGACCTGGGCAACACCCTCGCCTACTGGATCGAAGCCGACGACCCGGCACCGGTGCAACTGATGCGCCGCCAGCCAAGCCACGCCCCCGGCATGCTGACCCGCCGCGAATTCGTCGATTACTACGCCGAGCGCTCAGGCATCCAGATCGACAATTTCGACTTCTACTACACCTATGGCCTGTTCCGCCTGGCCGGCATCGTGCAGCAGATCTACTACCGCTTCTTCCATGGTCAGACCCAGGACAAACGCTTCGCACAGTTCATTCACATGAACAAACTGCTGGAGCAAATGAGCCTGCAAGTCATTCAGAAATCCAGCCTCTGA
- a CDS encoding Zn-dependent hydrolase — MNAAIDVLQSTHQHINRDRLWQSLMDLAKLGATVKGGVCRLALTDLDRQARDIFVKWCEAAGCTVSIDAVGNIFARRPGRNPNLPPVMTGSHIDTQPTGGKFDGCFGVLAGVEVLRTLNDLGVETEAPLEVVVWTNEEGSRFAPCMMGSGVFAEKFTLEETLAKVDAEGVTVGEALNAIGYAGPRQVSGHAVGAYFEAHIEQGPILEDEHKTIGVVMGALGQKWFDLKLRGVEAHAGPTPMHLRKDALVGAAVIVGAVNRAALGHQPHACGTVGCLQAYPGSRNVIPGEVRMTLDFRHLEPARLDSMIAEVRQVIETTCEEHGLTFELTPTADFPPLYFDKGCVEAVRGAAQGLGLSHMDIVSGAGHDAIFLAELGPAGMIFVPCEGGISHNEIENAAPDDLAAGCAVLLRAMLAASQAIASGKQAA, encoded by the coding sequence ATGAACGCAGCCATAGACGTTCTGCAATCCACCCATCAGCACATCAACCGCGACCGTCTGTGGCAGTCGCTCATGGACCTGGCCAAGCTCGGTGCCACGGTCAAGGGCGGTGTCTGCCGACTGGCCTTGACCGACCTCGACCGCCAGGCCCGGGATATCTTCGTCAAGTGGTGCGAGGCGGCCGGCTGTACCGTCAGCATCGACGCGGTCGGCAACATCTTTGCCCGCCGCCCCGGTCGCAACCCGAACCTGCCGCCAGTGATGACCGGCAGCCACATCGACACCCAGCCCACCGGCGGCAAGTTCGACGGCTGCTTCGGCGTGCTGGCCGGGGTCGAAGTCTTGCGTACTCTCAATGACCTCGGCGTGGAAACCGAAGCACCGCTGGAAGTGGTGGTCTGGACCAACGAAGAAGGCTCGCGCTTCGCCCCGTGCATGATGGGCTCCGGCGTGTTCGCGGAAAAATTCACCCTCGAGGAAACCCTGGCCAAGGTCGATGCCGAGGGCGTGACCGTCGGCGAAGCGCTGAACGCCATCGGCTATGCCGGGCCGCGCCAGGTCAGCGGCCATGCCGTGGGGGCGTATTTCGAGGCCCACATCGAGCAAGGCCCGATCCTTGAGGACGAACACAAAACCATCGGCGTGGTGATGGGCGCGCTGGGGCAGAAATGGTTCGACCTGAAACTGCGCGGTGTCGAAGCCCACGCCGGCCCGACGCCAATGCACCTGCGCAAGGACGCGCTGGTCGGCGCCGCGGTGATCGTCGGCGCGGTCAATCGCGCCGCCCTCGGCCATCAACCCCACGCCTGCGGCACCGTCGGCTGTCTGCAAGCCTACCCCGGCTCGCGCAACGTGATTCCCGGCGAAGTGCGCATGACCCTGGACTTCCGTCATCTGGAACCGGCGCGACTCGATTCAATGATCGCCGAAGTCCGCCAGGTCATCGAAACCACTTGCGAGGAACACGGCCTGACCTTCGAACTGACCCCCACCGCCGATTTTCCGCCGCTGTACTTCGACAAAGGTTGCGTCGAAGCGGTACGCGGCGCGGCGCAAGGGCTCGGCCTGTCGCACATGGACATCGTCAGCGGGGCAGGGCACGACGCGATCTTCCTCGCCGAACTCGGCCCGGCCGGGATGATTTTCGTACCTTGTGAAGGCGGTATCAGCCATAACGAAATCGAAAACGCCGCGCCCGACGACCTGGCCGCCGGGTGCGCCGTGTTGTTGCGGGCGATGCTGGCGGCTTCGCAGGCGATTGCCAGTGGCAAGCAGGCGGCTTGA
- a CDS encoding DUF1652 domain-containing protein, producing MNYLAQLRTQLERSFSPLACECALTGDNSLTVKLYHPATGQVDLVVSGLSVATLRTPKAVAALIEELRYELESSGLHRSSAL from the coding sequence ATGAATTATCTGGCGCAATTACGTACGCAGTTGGAGCGGAGCTTTTCGCCGTTGGCCTGTGAGTGTGCGCTTACGGGGGATAATTCGTTGACGGTGAAGCTTTATCATCCAGCGACAGGGCAGGTGGATCTGGTGGTCAGCGGGTTGAGCGTGGCGACGCTCCGGACGCCGAAGGCAGTGGCAGCCTTGATTGAAGAGCTGCGCTATGAGCTTGAAAGCAGTGGCTTGCATCGATCCTCCGCTCTTTAG
- a CDS encoding SDR family oxidoreductase, which yields MSKTQLFDLDGKIAFVSGASRGIGEAIAKLLAQQGAHVIVSSRKLDGCQHVADAIIAAGGKATAIACHIGEMEQITQVFAAIREQFGRLDILVNNAATNPQFCNVLDTDLSAFQKTVDVNIRGYFFMSVEAGKLMREHGGGSIINVASINGISPGIFQGIYSVTKAAVINMTKVFAKECAQFGIRCNALLPGLTDTKFASALVKNDAILQTALQQIPLKRVADPSEMAGAVLYLASDASSYTTGVSLNVDGGFLS from the coding sequence ATGTCCAAGACTCAGTTGTTCGACCTCGACGGCAAGATCGCTTTCGTCTCCGGCGCCAGCCGCGGTATCGGTGAAGCCATCGCCAAACTGCTGGCGCAGCAAGGTGCCCACGTGATCGTTTCGAGCCGCAAGCTCGACGGCTGCCAGCACGTCGCCGACGCGATCATCGCCGCCGGCGGCAAGGCCACCGCCATTGCCTGCCACATCGGTGAGATGGAACAGATCACCCAGGTCTTCGCCGCCATCCGCGAACAATTCGGGCGTCTGGACATCCTGGTCAACAACGCCGCGACCAACCCGCAGTTCTGCAACGTGCTGGACACCGACCTCAGCGCCTTCCAGAAAACCGTCGACGTGAACATTCGCGGCTACTTCTTCATGTCGGTGGAAGCCGGCAAGCTGATGCGCGAACACGGTGGCGGCAGCATCATCAACGTCGCCTCGATCAACGGCATCTCGCCGGGGATCTTCCAGGGCATCTACTCGGTGACCAAGGCAGCGGTGATCAACATGACCAAAGTGTTCGCCAAGGAATGCGCGCAATTCGGCATTCGTTGCAACGCCCTACTGCCGGGCTTGACCGACACCAAGTTTGCTTCGGCGCTGGTGAAAAACGACGCGATTCTACAAACCGCGCTGCAGCAGATTCCGCTCAAGCGCGTGGCGGATCCGAGTGAAATGGCCGGTGCGGTGTTGTACTTGGCGAGTGATGCTTCCAGCTATACGACCGGGGTTTCGCTGAATGTGGATGGCGGGTTCCTGTCCTGA
- a CDS encoding toxin-antitoxin system YwqK family antitoxin — MAITPLDLQQNDKQLKGRLLDGQLDGALHIKDDGRAQADLHYSQGELQGTSLLYHPNGKVSAQLPFVHDKLQGVASFYAPQGWLQRKATYHRGLLHGEAFNYFPDGQLAEVECYRDGVRDGRYQRFHPNGKPAVEARYLNGQLLEPEQGYAADGRPLDAEGKPISRVRWWFRRWSDPAQA, encoded by the coding sequence ATGGCCATCACGCCGCTGGATTTGCAACAGAACGATAAACAGCTCAAAGGGCGCTTGCTCGATGGCCAGCTCGACGGTGCGCTGCACATCAAGGATGACGGGCGCGCGCAGGCTGATTTGCACTACAGCCAGGGCGAACTGCAAGGCACCTCCCTGCTCTACCACCCCAATGGCAAAGTCTCGGCGCAGTTGCCGTTTGTCCATGACAAGCTGCAGGGGGTTGCCAGTTTCTATGCCCCGCAAGGCTGGCTGCAGCGCAAGGCGACTTACCACCGAGGGCTGCTGCATGGCGAGGCGTTCAATTACTTTCCCGATGGGCAACTGGCCGAGGTCGAGTGCTACCGCGACGGCGTGCGTGACGGGCGCTATCAGCGCTTTCATCCCAATGGCAAACCGGCCGTCGAAGCCCGTTACCTCAACGGTCAATTGCTGGAGCCGGAACAGGGCTACGCCGCCGATGGGCGACCGCTGGACGCCGAGGGCAAGCCGATCTCACGGGTGCGCTGGTGGTTCAGGCGCTGGAGCGATCCTGCTCAAGCCTGA
- a CDS encoding DUF6691 family protein — MRKLTAFLAGLLFGIGLLLAGMANPAKVLGFLDITGVWDPSLALVMIGAIAVAWAPFHWAMKQPTSLLGAPMQLPVSRELDRRLIGGSLLFGIGWGIAGICPGPALVLLPTGHWQAWVFAIAMLAGMLMFKALQTRR; from the coding sequence ATGCGCAAACTGACCGCTTTCCTCGCCGGCCTGCTGTTCGGCATCGGCCTGTTGCTGGCCGGCATGGCAAACCCGGCCAAAGTGCTGGGGTTTCTGGACATTACCGGTGTGTGGGATCCCTCCCTGGCGCTGGTCATGATCGGCGCCATTGCCGTGGCCTGGGCACCGTTTCATTGGGCCATGAAACAACCAACGTCCTTGCTGGGGGCGCCGATGCAGTTGCCGGTCAGCCGTGAGCTGGACCGACGCCTGATCGGTGGCAGCCTGCTCTTCGGCATCGGTTGGGGCATTGCCGGCATCTGCCCCGGCCCGGCACTGGTGTTGCTGCCGACAGGGCACTGGCAGGCCTGGGTATTCGCCATCGCCATGCTGGCGGGGATGCTGATGTTCAAAGCACTGCAAACCCGCCGTTGA
- a CDS encoding helix-turn-helix transcriptional regulator — MSQDVLTTETNRRQLQQIIAGLSDGVILLELDQTILWANDAALAMHGVSEIGELGANAGEYAQRFALRYRNNHPVAIENYPISRVARGETFSDVMVEVTQLENEERTWVHSVRSMVLADRAGEPESLVLIMNDVTDWASAEQRFEKTFNANPAPAVICRLSDLRYIKVNQGFVEMTGYARDQVIGASAYELDVLERAENKDLAKQRLRDGATIPQMQAELQLADGGSKQVIVAGQPLELNDEACMLFSFVDMELRHKAEIALRQSEERFAKAFRLTPVPILVCRAADQVVMDVNEAFLESLAFPNDEVLGKTVAQLGFIDDAGARTRLFATLEKSGRVDRVDVRVRRKDAGLIDCAVSADTVNIQDGSCYLLVLMDITERKRTELELVSAIEEVMKDASWFSRTLIEKLANVKNVSSPQLPSVSFTDLTARERDVLGLICEGLADKEIAARLKLAPNTVRNHVSTVYSKLGVHSRSEAIVWARERGLFSSESRSRGLR; from the coding sequence ATGAGCCAGGACGTCCTGACCACCGAAACCAATCGCCGCCAGTTGCAGCAGATCATCGCCGGCCTGTCCGATGGGGTGATTCTGCTGGAGCTCGACCAGACCATTCTCTGGGCCAATGACGCCGCGCTGGCCATGCACGGTGTCAGCGAGATTGGCGAATTGGGGGCCAATGCCGGGGAGTACGCCCAGCGTTTTGCCTTGCGTTATCGCAACAATCATCCGGTCGCGATAGAGAACTATCCGATCAGCCGCGTGGCCCGTGGCGAGACGTTCAGCGATGTGATGGTGGAGGTGACGCAGCTGGAAAATGAAGAGCGCACCTGGGTTCACAGCGTGCGCAGCATGGTGCTGGCGGACCGTGCCGGTGAGCCGGAATCGTTGGTGCTGATCATGAACGACGTCACCGACTGGGCCAGCGCCGAGCAGCGTTTCGAAAAGACCTTCAACGCCAACCCGGCCCCGGCCGTGATCTGCCGCCTCAGCGATTTACGCTACATCAAGGTCAACCAGGGCTTCGTGGAAATGACTGGCTATGCCCGTGATCAGGTGATCGGCGCTTCGGCTTATGAGCTGGATGTGCTGGAGCGCGCCGAGAACAAGGACTTGGCCAAGCAGCGTTTGCGTGACGGCGCCACCATTCCGCAGATGCAGGCCGAGCTGCAATTGGCCGACGGTGGCAGCAAGCAGGTGATCGTTGCCGGGCAACCGCTTGAGCTCAACGACGAAGCTTGCATGCTGTTTTCCTTCGTCGACATGGAGCTTCGGCATAAGGCCGAAATCGCCCTGCGCCAGAGCGAGGAACGGTTCGCCAAAGCCTTTCGCCTGACGCCGGTGCCGATCCTGGTGTGCCGCGCCGCCGACCAAGTGGTGATGGACGTCAACGAAGCCTTCCTGGAGTCCCTTGCATTTCCCAATGATGAAGTGCTCGGCAAGACCGTGGCGCAACTCGGCTTCATCGATGACGCGGGCGCCCGCACGCGACTGTTTGCGACCCTGGAGAAAAGCGGGCGCGTGGATCGTGTCGATGTCAGGGTGCGCAGGAAGGATGCCGGGCTGATTGATTGTGCGGTCTCGGCGGACACCGTGAATATTCAGGACGGCTCTTGCTACCTGCTGGTGTTGATGGACATCACCGAGCGCAAACGCACCGAGCTGGAGTTGGTGTCGGCGATCGAAGAGGTGATGAAAGATGCGTCCTGGTTCAGCCGTACGCTGATCGAAAAACTCGCCAACGTGAAGAACGTCAGTTCGCCGCAGTTGCCCAGTGTGTCGTTCACCGACCTGACCGCCCGGGAGCGCGATGTGCTCGGCCTGATCTGTGAAGGCCTGGCCGACAAGGAGATCGCCGCGCGTCTGAAACTGGCACCCAATACGGTGCGCAATCATGTGTCGACGGTGTATTCCAAACTCGGCGTGCACAGTCGCAGTGAAGCGATCGTCTGGGCCCGGGAGCGGGGTTTGTTTTCCAGCGAGAGCCGCTCCAGGGGGCTGCGCTAA
- a CDS encoding NCS1 family nucleobase:cation symporter-1: MQQIRSQVTERDGLFELEAGSDVLDSPRYNHDMAPTKVHERTWNKWHITALWVGMAICVPTYTLGGVLTAYFGLTVGEALLAILFANIIVLIPLTLNAFPGTKYGIPFPVLLRSSFGILGSNIPCLIRALVACGWFGIQTMFGGLAIHLFLGSVFDGWKALGGTGEVIGFMLFWALNLWVVIRGADSIKWLETLSAPLLVLVGVGLLVWAMPNVSMTELLAIPAKRPEGAGVASYFAAGLTAMVGFWATLSLNIPDFSRYAKSQKDQIIGQIIGLPLTMFLFASLGVVMTAASVKLVGVTVSDPVTLIGHIQSPVWVALAMALIIIATLSTNTAANIVSPTNDFQNVAPKLINRTKAVMLTGLVGLALMAHELLKKLGLIVSDLSLETVYSNWLLGYSSLLGPIAGIMVVDYFLIKKQQLDLAGLYRDDVYPAWNWFGFIAFGVPVVLTLLSLGSDAFSWFYSYGWFTGSALGGLIYYGLCSMRPSPTAVKSAV, translated from the coding sequence ATGCAACAGATCAGATCGCAAGTGACCGAGCGCGACGGCTTGTTTGAGCTCGAAGCCGGCAGCGATGTCCTCGACAGTCCCCGATACAACCACGACATGGCACCGACCAAGGTGCACGAACGAACCTGGAACAAATGGCACATCACCGCGTTATGGGTCGGCATGGCGATCTGCGTGCCGACCTACACCCTCGGCGGTGTGCTCACCGCTTATTTCGGCCTGACCGTTGGCGAAGCGCTGCTGGCGATTCTGTTTGCCAACATCATCGTGCTGATCCCGCTGACCCTGAACGCCTTCCCCGGCACCAAGTACGGCATTCCGTTTCCGGTGTTGCTGCGCTCGTCCTTCGGCATCCTCGGCTCCAACATTCCATGCCTGATCCGTGCCCTGGTGGCGTGCGGCTGGTTCGGCATCCAGACCATGTTCGGCGGGCTGGCGATTCACCTGTTTCTCGGCTCGGTGTTCGATGGCTGGAAGGCTCTCGGCGGTACCGGTGAAGTGATTGGCTTCATGCTGTTCTGGGCCTTGAACCTGTGGGTGGTGATTCGCGGCGCGGACTCGATCAAATGGCTGGAAACCCTCTCGGCGCCGTTGTTGGTACTGGTGGGTGTGGGCCTGTTGGTGTGGGCCATGCCGAATGTATCGATGACCGAGTTGCTGGCGATCCCGGCCAAGCGTCCGGAAGGGGCCGGCGTGGCCAGTTACTTTGCTGCCGGGCTGACCGCCATGGTCGGCTTCTGGGCCACGTTGTCGCTGAATATTCCGGACTTCAGCCGTTACGCGAAAAGCCAGAAGGATCAGATCATCGGGCAGATCATCGGCTTGCCCCTGACCATGTTTCTGTTCGCCTCCCTTGGCGTGGTGATGACGGCCGCGTCGGTCAAACTGGTGGGCGTCACCGTCTCCGACCCGGTCACCCTGATCGGTCATATTCAGAGCCCGGTCTGGGTGGCACTGGCCATGGCGCTGATCATCATCGCCACGCTGTCCACCAACACCGCGGCCAATATCGTGTCGCCGACCAACGACTTCCAGAACGTCGCGCCCAAGCTTATCAACCGCACCAAAGCGGTGATGCTGACCGGCCTGGTCGGGTTGGCGCTGATGGCCCATGAACTGCTGAAAAAGCTCGGGCTGATCGTCTCGGATCTAAGCCTGGAGACGGTGTATTCCAACTGGTTGCTCGGCTATTCGAGCCTGCTGGGGCCGATCGCCGGGATCATGGTGGTGGACTATTTCCTGATCAAGAAACAGCAATTGGATCTGGCCGGCCTCTATCGTGACGACGTGTACCCGGCGTGGAACTGGTTTGGTTTCATTGCATTCGGCGTGCCGGTGGTGTTGACGCTGCTGTCGCTGGGCAGCGATGCCTTCAGCTGGTTCTACAGCTACGGCTGGTTCACCGGCTCGGCCCTGGGTGGGCTGATTTATTACGGTTTGTGTTCGATGCGGCCGAGCCCGACTGCTGTGAAATCGGCGGTGTGA
- a CDS encoding DUF4280 domain-containing protein, with translation MGCPQVCATATLQCSFGAAPAVLNVLPVNRTMTGGMPAANIMDHIPLVNVMPFGTCMSMANPMVAAATAAALGVLTPMPCIPATATPWIPGGAPTLLLGGMPALDANSTLMCNWAGVIKIAMPGQMQMLIP, from the coding sequence ATGGGCTGTCCGCAAGTGTGCGCCACCGCGACCCTGCAGTGCAGTTTCGGCGCGGCGCCGGCGGTTCTCAATGTGCTGCCGGTGAATCGCACAATGACCGGTGGCATGCCGGCGGCGAACATCATGGATCACATTCCGCTGGTGAACGTCATGCCGTTCGGCACGTGCATGAGCATGGCCAACCCGATGGTCGCGGCCGCCACCGCCGCGGCGCTTGGCGTGCTGACGCCGATGCCGTGCATCCCGGCCACCGCCACCCCATGGATCCCCGGCGGCGCGCCGACCCTGTTGCTGGGCGGCATGCCGGCCCTCGATGCCAACAGCACCCTGATGTGCAACTGGGCCGGCGTGATCAAAATCGCGATGCCGGGGCAGATGCAGATGCTGATTCCCTGA